One genomic segment of Pseudomonas fortuita includes these proteins:
- a CDS encoding chemotaxis response regulator CheY → MKILIVDDFSTMRRIIKNLLRDLGFTNTEEADDGTTALPMLENGHYDFLVTDWNMPGMSGIDLLRKVRASEKLKTMPVLMVTAEAKRDQIIEAAQAGVNGYVVKPFTAQVLKEKIEKIFERVNG, encoded by the coding sequence ATGAAAATCCTCATCGTTGACGACTTTTCGACGATGCGGCGGATCATCAAGAACCTGTTGCGTGACTTGGGCTTCACCAACACCGAAGAAGCCGACGATGGCACCACGGCGCTGCCGATGCTGGAAAACGGCCACTACGACTTCCTGGTGACCGACTGGAACATGCCCGGCATGTCCGGTATCGACCTGCTGCGTAAAGTGCGTGCCAGTGAAAAGCTGAAAACCATGCCGGTACTGATGGTGACTGCCGAGGCCAAGCGCGACCAGATCATCGAAGCGGCCCAGGCCGGCGTCAATGGCTATGTGGTCAAGCCGTTCACCGCCCAGGTGCTCAAAGAAAAGATCGAGAAGATCTTCGAACGCGTCAACGGCTGA
- the fleN gene encoding flagellar synthesis regulator FleN codes for MGSMHPVQVIAVTGGKGGVGKTNVSVNLSLALAELGRRVMLLDADLGLANVDVLLGLTPKRTLADVIEGRCELRDVMLQGPGGVRIVPAASGTQSMVHLAPAQHAGLIQAFSEVGDNLDVLVIDTAAGIGESVVSFVRAAQEVLLVVCDEPTSITDAYALIKLLNRDYGMNRFRVLANMAQSPQEGRNLFAKLTKVTDRFLDVALQYVGAVPYDECVRKAVQKQRAVYEAFPRSKCALAFKAIAQKVDSWPLPANPRGHLEFFVERLVQPTSAGPVL; via the coding sequence ATGGGTAGCATGCATCCCGTACAGGTGATCGCCGTGACCGGTGGCAAAGGTGGCGTCGGCAAGACTAACGTTTCAGTGAACTTGTCCCTGGCGCTGGCCGAGCTTGGCCGCAGGGTCATGCTGCTGGACGCCGACCTGGGCCTGGCCAACGTCGACGTGTTGCTGGGCCTTACCCCCAAACGTACCCTGGCCGATGTCATCGAAGGGCGCTGTGAGCTGCGTGACGTGATGTTGCAGGGCCCTGGCGGCGTGCGCATCGTCCCCGCAGCCTCGGGCACCCAGAGCATGGTGCACCTGGCCCCGGCCCAGCATGCCGGTCTTATCCAGGCGTTCAGTGAAGTCGGCGACAACCTCGACGTGCTGGTGATCGACACTGCAGCGGGGATTGGTGAGTCGGTGGTCAGCTTCGTTCGCGCCGCCCAGGAAGTGCTGCTGGTAGTGTGTGACGAGCCCACCTCGATCACCGATGCCTACGCCCTGATCAAACTGCTCAACCGCGACTACGGGATGAATCGTTTCCGTGTGCTGGCCAACATGGCGCAGAGCCCGCAGGAAGGGCGCAACCTGTTCGCCAAGCTGACCAAGGTCACCGACCGCTTCCTCGATGTGGCCCTGCAGTACGTGGGTGCCGTGCCGTACGACGAGTGCGTGCGCAAGGCGGTGCAGAAGCAGCGCGCCGTCTACGAAGCGTTCCCACGCTCCAAGTGCGCGCTGGCCTTCAAGGCGATTGCCCAGAAGGTTGACAGTTGGCCGCTGCCGGCCAATCCGCGCGGTCACCTGGAGTTCTTTGTCGAGCGTCTGGTGCAGCCCACCAGCGCGGGACCCGTGCTATGA
- the flhF gene encoding flagellar biosynthesis protein FlhF, with protein MQVKRFFAADMRQAMKLVRDELGADAAIIGNRRIAGGVELTAALDYKLSALAPRVPNAELEQELRKTHTRIATAQAELDHRQDSSDNNRQLFAGQSLTAAEPLIEPHVDAPEPAAAPAAAPVDPRLFDAMRSELSGLRELLEVQLGSLAWNQLQGSKPQQANLWRRLQRIGLSGPIARELLDLTTEIEEPRQAWRMLLAHLARMIEMPEIEPIEEGGVIAMVGPAGMGKTTTLAKLAARYVLKYGAQNLALVSMDSFRIGAQEQLKTLGRILNVPVTYVDPGQSLAAALEPLLRKRVVLIDTAGLQASDPALRMQLETLAGRGIAAKNYLVLATTSQKQVLTAAYHSYKRCGLAGCILTKLDETASLGDVLSLAISHELPVAYLTDGPRIPDDLHLPRGHQLVSRAVNVQQQDEPSEEAMADMFADLYHNPRRAG; from the coding sequence TGCAAGTTAAGCGATTTTTCGCCGCCGATATGCGTCAGGCCATGAAACTGGTCCGTGACGAGCTGGGCGCCGATGCCGCGATCATTGGCAATCGCCGCATTGCCGGTGGTGTCGAACTGACGGCCGCGCTGGACTACAAGCTGTCCGCCCTGGCCCCGCGCGTGCCTAACGCCGAGCTGGAACAAGAGCTGCGCAAGACCCACACGCGCATCGCTACCGCCCAGGCCGAGCTGGACCACCGCCAGGACAGCAGCGACAACAACCGCCAATTGTTTGCCGGGCAGTCGCTGACGGCCGCCGAGCCGTTGATCGAGCCGCACGTCGATGCCCCTGAGCCCGCCGCTGCCCCGGCTGCCGCGCCGGTCGACCCGCGCCTGTTCGATGCGATGCGCTCCGAGCTGTCGGGCCTGCGCGAGTTGCTGGAAGTGCAGCTCGGTTCGCTGGCCTGGAACCAGCTGCAAGGCAGCAAGCCACAGCAGGCCAATCTCTGGCGCCGTCTGCAGCGTATCGGCCTGTCCGGGCCGATCGCCCGTGAGCTGCTGGACCTCACCACCGAGATCGAAGAGCCTCGCCAGGCTTGGCGCATGCTGCTGGCGCACCTGGCGCGGATGATCGAAATGCCGGAAATCGAGCCGATCGAAGAGGGCGGGGTGATTGCCATGGTCGGCCCTGCCGGCATGGGCAAGACCACTACCCTGGCCAAGCTGGCTGCCCGCTACGTGCTCAAGTACGGCGCGCAGAACCTGGCGCTGGTGAGCATGGACAGCTTTCGTATCGGCGCGCAGGAGCAGCTCAAGACCCTGGGCCGCATCCTCAACGTGCCAGTGACCTACGTCGACCCGGGCCAGTCCCTGGCCGCGGCGCTGGAACCGCTGTTGCGCAAGCGCGTTGTGCTGATTGATACCGCCGGCCTGCAGGCCAGCGACCCGGCACTGCGCATGCAGCTGGAAACCTTGGCCGGGCGTGGCATTGCCGCGAAGAATTACCTGGTGCTGGCCACCACCAGCCAGAAACAGGTGCTGACCGCCGCCTACCACAGCTACAAACGTTGTGGTCTGGCCGGTTGCATCCTGACCAAGCTGGATGAAACGGCAAGCCTTGGCGATGTGCTGAGCCTTGCCATCAGTCATGAACTGCCCGTGGCCTACCTGACCGATGGCCCGCGCATTCCTGACGACCTGCACCTGCCGCGCGGCCACCAGCTGGTCTCCCGTGCGGTCAATGTGCAGCAGCAGGACGAGCCCAGCGAAGAGGCCATGGCCGACATGTTCGCTGATCTCTATCACAACCCCCGGCGAGCGGGTTGA
- the fliA gene encoding RNA polymerase sigma factor FliA: MNASGFKMYSRAAKDGQYELIERYAPLVKRIAYHLLARLPANVQVEDLIQAGMIGLLEVANKYDASKGASFETYAGIRIRGAMLDEVRKGDWAPRSVHRNTRMVSDAMRAVEARTGRDAKDHEVAAELQLSLDDYYGILNDTLGSRLFSFDDLLQDGEHEGLHEDGASGHVEPARGLEDERFQAALTEAIANLPERERLVLALYYDEELNLKEIGEVLGVSESRVSQLHSQCAARLRSRLGEWRAR, from the coding sequence ATGAATGCCAGCGGCTTCAAGATGTACAGCCGGGCAGCGAAAGACGGCCAGTACGAGCTGATCGAACGCTACGCCCCGCTGGTGAAGCGCATTGCCTACCACCTGTTGGCGCGGTTGCCGGCCAACGTGCAGGTCGAGGACCTGATCCAGGCCGGCATGATCGGCCTGCTTGAAGTGGCCAACAAGTATGACGCCAGCAAAGGCGCCAGCTTTGAAACCTATGCCGGCATCCGCATCCGCGGGGCCATGCTGGACGAGGTGCGCAAGGGCGACTGGGCACCGCGTTCGGTGCACCGCAACACCCGCATGGTCAGTGACGCGATGCGTGCCGTTGAAGCCAGAACCGGTCGAGACGCTAAAGATCATGAAGTTGCTGCCGAACTCCAGTTGAGTCTCGATGATTACTACGGGATCTTGAACGATACCTTGGGCAGCCGCCTGTTCAGCTTTGACGACCTGTTGCAGGACGGCGAACACGAAGGGCTGCATGAGGATGGCGCCAGTGGCCACGTCGAACCTGCACGTGGCCTTGAGGACGAACGCTTCCAGGCTGCCCTGACCGAGGCCATTGCCAACCTGCCGGAGCGTGAGCGCCTGGTATTGGCGCTGTACTACGACGAAGAGCTGAACCTCAAGGAAATCGGCGAGGTGCTTGGGGTCAGCGAATCACGGGTCAGCCAGTTGCACAGCCAATGTGCCGCGCGCCTGCGTAGCCGCCTGGGGGAATGGCGGGCACGTTGA
- a CDS encoding protein phosphatase CheZ encodes MDSSQTSLGEFESTLKKHAQELVESLERGRFGEAVQLIHELNQTRDRGLYQEVGKLTRELHSAIVSFQIDPTMPQAEEVSQITDATERLSYVVKLTEGAANRTMDLVEESTPVLNDLASEAKALSTDWQRFMRREVAAPEFRDLVKRVDSFLTHSAEGNRKVAGHLNDILLAQDYQDLTGQVIKRVTTLVTEVESNLLKLVLMASQVDRFAGIQHDHDQLRAEKDLEKHPTRGEGPQIHADKREDVVSGQDDVDDLLSSLGF; translated from the coding sequence ATGGATTCATCACAAACGTCTTTGGGGGAGTTCGAATCGACCCTGAAGAAACATGCCCAGGAGTTGGTCGAAAGCCTGGAGCGGGGCCGTTTCGGCGAGGCGGTACAGCTGATTCATGAGCTGAACCAGACTCGCGACCGTGGCCTGTACCAGGAGGTCGGCAAGCTGACCCGCGAGTTGCACAGCGCTATCGTCAGCTTCCAGATCGACCCGACCATGCCACAGGCCGAGGAGGTGTCGCAGATAACCGACGCTACCGAGCGCCTGTCGTACGTGGTCAAGCTGACCGAGGGTGCGGCCAACCGCACCATGGACCTGGTCGAGGAAAGCACCCCGGTGCTCAACGACCTGGCCAGCGAAGCGAAGGCCCTGAGTACCGACTGGCAGCGCTTCATGCGCCGCGAAGTGGCAGCGCCGGAGTTCCGTGACCTGGTCAAACGCGTCGACAGTTTCCTCACGCACAGCGCTGAAGGTAACCGCAAGGTTGCCGGCCACCTCAACGACATTCTGCTGGCTCAGGACTATCAGGACCTGACCGGGCAGGTGATCAAACGCGTCACCACGCTGGTGACCGAGGTGGAAAGCAACCTGCTCAAACTGGTGCTGATGGCCAGCCAGGTCGACCGCTTTGCCGGTATCCAGCATGACCACGATCAACTGCGCGCAGAAAAAGATCTAGAAAAACATCCGACTCGGGGTGAAGGTCCGCAGATTCATGCCGATAAGCGTGAAGACGTTGTGTCCGGTCAGGACGATGTCGATGATTTGCTGTCCAGCCTGGGTTTTTAA